The Juglans microcarpa x Juglans regia isolate MS1-56 chromosome 8S, Jm3101_v1.0, whole genome shotgun sequence genome has a window encoding:
- the LOC121244159 gene encoding uncharacterized protein LOC121244159 has translation MEGQTNLMGSLWQSIKAAIAWVEVRLKAGNKMQSGDEKLLNALAIPFKVPKEKRVCIVKWQKPVKAWFKLNVDGSSLGNPCRLGAGGFIRDDEGRLKLVFSIGLGHGTNNSVEPMALLHGLRYCRELGLVQLEMELDALLVVHWLEKKLCGIWYLEEYWEEIQWHLSKMQVVVRHVLLRPVPEGPESLLMSPKNHFPST, from the coding sequence ATGGAAGGTCAGACGAATTTAATGGGGTCTCTATGGCAGTCGATCAAGGCTGCAATTGCCTGGGTTGAGGTTCGTCTAAAAGCTGGAAATAAAATGCAAAGTGGGGATGAGAAGTTACTGAATGCACTTGCCATACCATTTAAGGTCCCCAAGGAGAAAAGAGTGTGCATTGTAAAATGGCAAAAGCCGGTGAAGGCATGGTTTAAACTGAACGTCGATGGAAGCAGCCTCGGAAACCCATGCCGTTTGGGGGCGGGAGGGTTTATAAGGGACGATGAGGGGAGGTTGAAGCTAGTGTTTTCCATAGGATTGGGTCACGGCACAAACAATTCGGTAGAACCCATGGCTCTTCTCCATGGCTTGAGGTATTGCAGAGAACTTGGACTTGTGCAGCTGGAAATGGAGTTAGACGCTCTGTTAGTGGTGCATTGGCTGGAGAAAAAGTTGTGTGGGATCTGGTACTTAGAGGAATATTGGGAAGAAATTCAATGGCATCTCTCTAAAATGCAAGTTGTGGTAAGGCACGTTTTGTTACGCCCtgtccccgagggtccggagagtttaCTCATGTCgcctaaaaatcattttccatccacatag